The Natrinema salaciae genome contains a region encoding:
- a CDS encoding DUF2110 family protein, with protein sequence MVVLATKLYVEGDARERSLDSLRSLVGNEIGELDVTFELGVRHDDFPSVTIEGEDATVARNVLREEFGEIVPDLESGETYVGTLESWDDDGFVLDAGQAVRIPTDELGLGPGSATQIRERYGLVQHVPLQFVYGGDGEDGESEPSRLADAERDRLYEWTRGDGRLNVNSATRAEVRATLNRAGHAQDYVTVERLGLLEQSVVCTESTDPPGLLASVGEYLPAELRCVVP encoded by the coding sequence ATGGTCGTACTCGCAACCAAACTGTACGTCGAGGGCGACGCCCGCGAGCGCTCGCTCGACTCGCTGCGGTCGCTGGTCGGCAACGAGATCGGCGAACTGGACGTCACGTTCGAACTCGGCGTCCGCCACGACGACTTCCCGTCCGTGACGATCGAGGGCGAGGACGCCACCGTGGCTCGGAACGTCCTCCGCGAGGAGTTCGGCGAGATCGTCCCCGATCTCGAGTCCGGCGAGACCTACGTCGGAACCCTCGAGTCCTGGGACGATGACGGGTTCGTCCTCGACGCCGGGCAGGCGGTCCGGATTCCAACCGACGAACTCGGACTCGGGCCGGGATCGGCGACGCAGATCCGCGAACGGTATGGGCTGGTCCAGCACGTCCCGCTCCAGTTCGTCTACGGCGGTGACGGCGAGGACGGCGAGAGCGAGCCGTCCCGCCTCGCCGACGCCGAACGGGACCGCCTCTACGAGTGGACCCGCGGCGACGGCCGACTCAACGTCAACAGCGCGACGCGAGCGGAAGTCCGGGCGACGCTCAACCGCGCGGGCCACGCACAGGACTACGTGACCGTCGAGCGACTCGGCCTGCTCGAGCAGAGCGTCGTCTGTACCGAGAGCACCGATCCACCGGGACTGCTCGCCAGCGTCGGCGAGTACCTCCCGGCCGAACTCCGCTGTGTCGTTCCCTAG
- the tfe gene encoding transcription factor E: MAFEDLLEDPVIQKYLHELVGPKGMPVAAAPPDGEVTDEELAEELDLELNDVRRALFILYENDLATYRRLRDEDSGWLTYLWTFEYDNIPENLEEEMYRLHEALEERREYERNHEFYLCEICSIRFEFGEAMDFNFECPECGSPLESMDNNRLVTAMDDRLDSLEDELNIDADA, encoded by the coding sequence ATGGCTTTTGAGGACCTGCTCGAGGACCCGGTAATCCAGAAATATTTGCACGAGCTGGTCGGTCCCAAGGGGATGCCCGTCGCGGCGGCGCCGCCGGACGGGGAAGTGACCGACGAAGAGCTCGCCGAGGAACTCGACCTCGAGTTGAACGACGTGCGGCGCGCGCTGTTCATTCTGTACGAGAACGATCTCGCCACGTATCGGCGGCTGCGCGACGAGGATTCGGGGTGGCTGACCTACCTCTGGACCTTCGAGTACGACAACATTCCGGAGAATCTGGAAGAGGAGATGTACCGGCTCCACGAGGCGCTCGAAGAGCGACGGGAGTACGAGCGCAACCACGAGTTCTACCTCTGTGAGATCTGTTCCATCCGCTTCGAGTTCGGCGAGGCGATGGACTTCAACTTCGAGTGTCCCGAGTGTGGCTCGCCGCTGGAATCGATGGACAACAACCGACTGGTCACCGCGATGGACGACCGCCTCGACTCGCTCGAGGACGAACTCAACATCGACGCGGACGCCTGA
- the cheY gene encoding chemotaxis protein CheY — protein MSTGVLIVDDSHFMRNLLRQILEQDYRILGEASNGAEAVKLYKEHDPDIVMMDIVMPKCNGIKATAAIKKIDPDARVIMCTSVGQREKMKLAVKAGADGYVTKPFEEPSVRKALSDVVAA, from the coding sequence ATGTCGACAGGGGTGCTCATCGTGGACGACTCTCATTTTATGCGGAACTTACTGCGTCAGATTCTGGAGCAGGATTACCGCATCCTCGGAGAGGCGTCCAACGGCGCAGAAGCCGTTAAACTGTACAAAGAACACGATCCCGACATCGTCATGATGGACATCGTGATGCCGAAGTGTAACGGCATCAAGGCGACCGCAGCGATCAAGAAGATCGATCCGGACGCCCGCGTCATCATGTGTACGAGTGTCGGACAGCGTGAGAAAATGAAACTCGCCGTGAAAGCTGGCGCGGACGGCTACGTCACGAAACCGTTCGAGGAACCCAGCGTCAGAAAGGCCCTTTCAGACGTCGTTGCTGCATGA
- a CDS encoding DUF5803 family protein has translation MNRRLVLAVIAVALLTTVAGCSAISGGISDEQLDREREYDDLRDGDADVTIAVEDGNLIDGGEFRAVYDLNGTEELSLHRSTLYSDDPLEINGLRYWYPNGTERTGSELEVEQGQSATTIQVPDGNGTIAFSGEAGRKTFSLPVYVEGSYEVRGPENHRTSNFLFGDVSPGDYEREVVDDRERLYWDDLDADSTISLRYYLTRDIPLFLGLIGTVVLIGGIGIGYYYRQIKRLREQREEFGLDVDIDDDSDGGPPGFP, from the coding sequence ATGAATCGACGGCTCGTTCTCGCAGTGATCGCGGTCGCACTGCTCACGACGGTAGCGGGCTGTTCGGCGATCTCCGGCGGGATTTCCGACGAACAACTCGATCGGGAGCGGGAGTACGACGACCTGCGCGACGGCGACGCCGACGTCACCATCGCCGTCGAAGACGGGAACCTGATCGACGGCGGCGAGTTCCGAGCGGTCTACGACCTCAACGGCACCGAGGAGTTGTCGCTCCATCGGTCGACACTTTACAGCGATGACCCCCTGGAGATCAACGGCCTCCGCTACTGGTATCCCAACGGTACCGAGCGCACGGGATCCGAACTCGAGGTCGAGCAGGGCCAGTCGGCGACGACGATACAGGTCCCCGACGGCAACGGGACGATCGCGTTCTCGGGCGAGGCCGGGCGCAAGACGTTCAGCCTGCCGGTCTACGTCGAGGGCTCCTACGAAGTGAGAGGGCCCGAGAATCATCGGACGTCGAACTTCCTGTTCGGCGACGTCTCGCCGGGCGACTACGAGCGCGAGGTCGTCGACGACCGGGAACGCCTCTACTGGGACGACCTCGACGCGGATAGCACGATCTCCCTCCGATACTATCTTACGCGGGATATTCCGCTGTTCCTCGGTCTCATCGGAACGGTCGTCCTGATCGGCGGTATCGGAATCGGGTACTACTACCGGCAGATCAAGCGACTGCGAGAACAGCGTGAGGAGTTCGGTCTCGACGTCGATATCGACGACGATTCGGACGGCGGGCCGCCGGGGTTCCCGTAG
- the cheB gene encoding chemotaxis-specific protein-glutamate methyltransferase CheB, producing the protein MTRVLVVDDSKFMRTVIGNALGNAGYEVETAANGSEAVETVTAFDPDVVTMDVEMPEMGGIDAVERIMATSPTPILMLSVHTERGTEATLDALERGAVDFLHKPDGSDSRNIAHLTDEVVEKVDDLAEADVSSVALARASATAYATRSGRASGTGRRTTAGNAVAGGSADAQVNFERTAGPDVAPGIGTDSETDADATPVAVDGDRTDAPTVVLGASTGGPKIVERLFERLPSDLEAKVLVVQHMPPGFTERFADRLDSRSQYDVSEATDMARLKPGEAAVAPGNAHLEVASNVGDALRLRLDDGDRVHGVRPAIDVTMKSAAERVSDGLCGVVLTGMGRDGAAGIEAIRTAGGHTIAQDEATSPVFGIPCQAIETGCVDTVAPAGGIADAIVDAFTTDGENDE; encoded by the coding sequence ATGACGCGAGTACTCGTTGTCGACGACTCGAAGTTCATGCGGACAGTCATCGGCAACGCGCTCGGCAACGCCGGCTACGAGGTCGAAACGGCTGCGAACGGCTCCGAAGCGGTCGAAACCGTCACTGCGTTCGATCCGGACGTCGTTACGATGGACGTCGAAATGCCCGAGATGGGCGGTATCGACGCCGTCGAACGGATTATGGCGACGAGTCCGACCCCGATTCTCATGCTCAGCGTTCACACCGAACGCGGCACGGAGGCCACGCTCGACGCGCTGGAACGGGGGGCTGTGGATTTTCTCCACAAGCCCGACGGCTCCGATTCGCGAAACATCGCACACCTCACGGACGAGGTCGTCGAGAAGGTCGACGACCTCGCCGAAGCCGACGTCTCCTCGGTGGCACTCGCGCGGGCCTCCGCGACGGCGTACGCGACTCGATCCGGACGCGCTAGCGGGACGGGACGTCGGACGACGGCCGGAAACGCCGTCGCCGGAGGCAGTGCGGACGCGCAGGTAAATTTCGAGCGGACGGCCGGCCCGGACGTCGCCCCCGGTATCGGAACCGATTCCGAGACCGACGCGGACGCGACGCCGGTCGCCGTCGACGGCGACCGCACGGACGCGCCGACGGTCGTGCTCGGTGCGTCGACCGGCGGGCCGAAGATCGTCGAACGACTGTTCGAACGACTCCCGTCCGATCTCGAGGCGAAGGTGCTGGTCGTCCAGCACATGCCGCCAGGCTTCACCGAACGGTTCGCCGACCGACTCGATTCGCGGAGCCAGTACGACGTCAGCGAAGCCACGGATATGGCTCGGCTCAAACCCGGCGAGGCCGCGGTCGCGCCGGGGAACGCCCACCTCGAGGTGGCGAGCAACGTCGGTGACGCCCTTCGACTGCGACTCGACGACGGCGATCGAGTCCACGGCGTCCGACCGGCGATCGACGTGACGATGAAAAGCGCCGCCGAGCGGGTCTCCGACGGGCTCTGTGGCGTCGTCCTGACTGGCATGGGCCGAGACGGTGCGGCCGGGATCGAGGCGATCAGGACAGCAGGCGGTCACACGATCGCACAGGACGAGGCGACGAGTCCGGTCTTTGGCATCCCCTGTCAGGCAATCGAAACGGGCTGTGTCGACACGGTCGCGCCAGCCGGCGGCATCGCCGACGCGATCGTCGACGCCTTCACGACGGACGGTGAGAACGATGAGTGA
- a CDS encoding Hpt domain-containing protein → MSDYLTDFVQESEERITELNNALLTLERDPGNEEAMENIFRIAHTLKGNCGAMGLESASDLAHAIEDLLDAVRGDEIEVSAELMDVIFDAVDELEAMIDEVAADGEIETDPTATIAALREHLASSADEPAGITTPTSDEIDDVCARFEPPADDGHDVYLARLAIAERDGVNNGKLVVDALIDAFDLMGTDPPHETIKAGAYGYSFDAVFGTAVGEAAIASGLEPVEEVEEFEIVDVTDRFDADEADRATADPADDTEPGDGISADEAMDLEVDDLLDEFDEFDDLDEMVEDVEDEELEAFEDMGEAGSFDDLLDENDVDELDAEPGEPPADSHEGEQAGDSGDDEASDDGAEDVEDAGAVFNELKEEVEMVGFDELQDELEELEFDEFDDEEEVDMDELLGEDAADDSFLGGSEPTESDVDDILVDSAPTDETTETDGAVDADGSAPAGEPTSAEPTAEPDDSEPEASTGEAAETAALEDDVSDESGAVGAVADEDASDEDAGDEMADDEVVAVEDEDDIAAEDDVVARDDSEPTTDDVAVDDAVPDDPVEADPAATDGEAVELSADDSEPTDAASLDEADEAAAVPVESDPSDDDADEAADDATESGVPDETTELETDDATALAEADEADEFQDEDRTTVADDDTDTDDGAASDSFGTDEADDFEPAAAFDDEFDAPADETDPFDDADDFELEDDDSLDEFDVDPDETDLDADDDFEVEFDDPLDTQSDAAAFAGTEEFDTTDAGFDSPATGTETDPDSSAPSAGSFGDDAAGSGDEADSDVVRIVNEPEMEIPDIDVPDTTDRPDADAETDEIQSVRVDVEQIDSLLTLVEGLVTSRVRLRHAADSTEDGSALDTELDALSDLTTDLQETVMDIRLVPLQTVTNRLPRVVRDIARDQDKTVSFEMTGEDVEIDRSILDRIGDPLIHLVRNAVDHGIEAPERREEIGKPREGTVEVHAERERDRVTITVDDDGNGLDPDRLRSEAVEADIVDESTADSMSDQEVYDLIFHPGLSTADEVTDVSGRGVGMDVVKRTIQDLDGTVSIDSTDGEGTTVTMELPVTVAIDEILFVESGGEEFGVPTKAVQDIESAMAMQTAGGESVLPGEDRDYPVIPLADVFETPAPGANGDGMVVRIRDDVREVALHCDHVHGQQEVVVKPFEGFMSDIPGLSGATVRGRGEVVNILDVTTL, encoded by the coding sequence ATGAGTGACTATCTGACAGACTTCGTTCAGGAGAGCGAAGAACGGATTACGGAACTGAACAACGCTTTGCTCACCCTCGAGCGCGATCCCGGCAACGAGGAGGCGATGGAGAACATCTTCCGGATCGCACACACGCTCAAGGGGAACTGCGGAGCGATGGGTCTGGAATCGGCGAGCGACCTCGCACACGCGATCGAGGATCTGCTCGATGCCGTCCGCGGTGACGAGATCGAGGTGTCGGCGGAGTTGATGGACGTCATCTTCGACGCCGTCGACGAGCTGGAGGCGATGATCGACGAGGTCGCCGCCGACGGCGAAATCGAAACCGATCCGACGGCGACGATCGCGGCGCTGCGAGAGCATCTGGCGAGTTCGGCCGACGAGCCCGCGGGGATTACGACGCCCACGTCCGACGAGATCGACGACGTGTGCGCCCGCTTCGAGCCGCCGGCCGACGACGGCCACGACGTCTACCTCGCCCGACTCGCGATCGCAGAACGCGACGGCGTCAACAACGGGAAGCTGGTCGTCGACGCCCTGATCGACGCCTTCGATCTGATGGGGACCGACCCGCCCCACGAGACGATCAAAGCCGGAGCGTACGGTTACAGTTTCGACGCGGTCTTCGGTACCGCAGTCGGCGAAGCCGCGATCGCCTCCGGTCTCGAGCCGGTCGAGGAGGTCGAGGAGTTCGAAATCGTCGACGTCACCGATCGGTTCGACGCCGACGAGGCGGACCGGGCCACAGCGGACCCTGCGGATGACACCGAACCCGGTGACGGGATTTCCGCCGACGAGGCGATGGATCTCGAGGTCGACGACCTGCTCGACGAGTTCGACGAGTTCGACGACTTGGACGAGATGGTCGAGGACGTCGAGGACGAGGAACTCGAGGCGTTCGAGGACATGGGCGAGGCCGGCTCGTTCGACGACCTGCTCGACGAGAACGACGTCGACGAACTCGACGCCGAACCCGGCGAACCGCCGGCCGACTCCCACGAAGGGGAGCAGGCGGGTGACTCGGGCGACGACGAGGCGAGCGACGACGGCGCGGAGGACGTCGAGGACGCCGGTGCGGTCTTCAACGAACTCAAAGAGGAGGTCGAGATGGTCGGCTTCGACGAGCTCCAGGACGAACTCGAGGAGCTCGAGTTCGACGAGTTCGACGACGAAGAGGAAGTCGACATGGACGAACTCCTCGGCGAGGACGCGGCGGACGACTCGTTCCTCGGCGGCAGCGAACCGACCGAGAGCGACGTCGACGACATCCTCGTCGATTCGGCACCGACCGACGAGACGACGGAAACTGACGGCGCTGTCGACGCCGACGGTAGCGCTCCCGCCGGGGAGCCGACGTCGGCCGAGCCGACCGCCGAACCCGACGACTCGGAGCCCGAAGCGTCGACCGGCGAGGCAGCCGAGACGGCGGCACTCGAGGATGACGTATCCGACGAAAGTGGCGCTGTTGGGGCAGTGGCCGACGAGGACGCTAGTGACGAGGACGCTGGTGACGAGATGGCTGATGACGAGGTCGTCGCTGTCGAAGACGAAGACGACATCGCCGCCGAAGACGACGTCGTTGCCCGAGACGATAGCGAGCCGACGACCGACGATGTGGCCGTCGACGATGCCGTTCCTGACGACCCGGTCGAGGCCGATCCCGCTGCGACCGATGGGGAGGCCGTCGAACTGTCAGCCGACGATTCGGAACCGACCGATGCTGCGTCTCTCGACGAGGCCGACGAGGCTGCGGCCGTGCCCGTCGAGTCCGACCCGTCCGACGACGATGCCGACGAGGCCGCGGACGACGCGACGGAGTCCGGCGTCCCCGACGAGACGACCGAACTCGAGACCGACGACGCGACGGCGCTCGCGGAAGCGGACGAAGCCGACGAATTCCAGGACGAGGATCGGACGACGGTCGCCGACGACGACACCGACACCGACGACGGTGCGGCGAGCGACTCGTTCGGGACGGACGAAGCCGACGACTTCGAGCCGGCGGCGGCGTTCGACGACGAGTTCGACGCGCCGGCCGACGAGACGGATCCGTTCGACGACGCCGACGACTTCGAACTCGAGGACGACGACTCGCTGGACGAGTTCGATGTCGATCCGGACGAGACCGATCTGGACGCGGACGACGATTTCGAAGTCGAGTTCGACGATCCCCTGGACACCCAGTCCGACGCGGCGGCGTTCGCCGGGACAGAGGAGTTCGACACCACCGACGCCGGCTTCGATTCGCCGGCCACGGGCACCGAGACGGACCCGGACTCGAGTGCCCCGTCTGCGGGCTCGTTCGGTGACGACGCGGCTGGGTCGGGCGACGAAGCGGATTCGGACGTCGTTCGGATCGTTAACGAACCGGAGATGGAGATTCCGGATATCGACGTTCCGGACACGACCGACCGACCGGACGCCGACGCCGAAACGGACGAAATTCAGTCGGTCCGCGTCGACGTCGAGCAGATCGACTCGCTGCTGACCCTCGTCGAGGGGCTGGTGACGAGCCGGGTTCGACTGCGACACGCGGCCGACTCCACGGAGGACGGGTCCGCACTCGACACGGAACTCGACGCGCTGTCGGATCTGACGACGGACCTTCAGGAGACGGTGATGGACATCCGGCTGGTGCCGCTTCAGACGGTGACGAACCGCTTACCGCGGGTCGTTCGCGACATCGCTCGTGATCAGGACAAGACCGTCTCGTTCGAGATGACTGGCGAGGACGTCGAGATCGACCGGAGTATCCTCGACCGGATCGGCGACCCGCTGATCCATCTGGTTCGAAACGCAGTCGACCACGGGATCGAGGCGCCCGAGCGGCGTGAAGAGATCGGGAAACCCCGTGAAGGAACCGTCGAAGTTCACGCCGAGCGCGAACGCGATCGCGTGACGATTACGGTCGACGACGACGGAAATGGGCTCGATCCCGATCGGCTCCGTTCCGAAGCCGTCGAGGCCGATATCGTCGACGAATCGACGGCGGATTCGATGTCCGACCAGGAGGTCTACGACCTCATCTTCCATCCCGGCCTCTCGACGGCCGACGAGGTGACCGACGTCAGCGGCCGCGGCGTTGGGATGGACGTCGTCAAACGTACGATTCAGGACCTCGACGGCACGGTCTCGATCGACAGTACGGACGGGGAGGGGACGACCGTCACGATGGAACTCCCCGTGACGGTCGCGATCGACGAGATCCTGTTCGTCGAGAGCGGCGGTGAGGAGTTCGGCGTCCCGACCAAAGCCGTCCAGGACATCGAGTCCGCCATGGCGATGCAGACGGCCGGCGGTGAGTCCGTCCTCCCCGGCGAGGACCGAGACTACCCCGTGATCCCATTGGCCGACGTCTTCGAGACGCCGGCTCCCGGTGCGAACGGGGACGGAATGGTCGTCCGAATCCGCGACGATGTCCGAGAGGTGGCCCTGCACTGCGATCACGTGCACGGCCAGCAGGAAGTCGTCGTCAAGCCCTTCGAGGGCTTCATGAGCGACATTCCGGGACTGAGCGGCGCAACGGTTCGGGGCCGAGGAGAAGTAGTCAACATTCTGGACGTGACGACACTATGA
- a CDS encoding chemotaxis protein CheW: MESGSSRDGTGTDERVTVVTFDLEEKRYCVRAESVVSVLGVAGDASFGDATDPWDAGTTTVAGERVRVVDLPRAFGTSFRTATRVDDPRLLVFSATDDDGRHYGWLVDDVDVTRPVRTASLEPLNANTTHVKGRLEIGDEAVVWLDERAIHG; this comes from the coding sequence ATGGAATCGGGTTCGAGCCGCGACGGGACGGGTACCGACGAGCGCGTTACCGTAGTCACGTTCGATCTCGAGGAAAAACGCTACTGCGTCAGGGCCGAATCGGTCGTCTCGGTCCTTGGTGTCGCCGGCGACGCGTCCTTCGGGGACGCGACCGACCCGTGGGACGCCGGGACGACGACCGTCGCCGGCGAGCGGGTCAGAGTCGTCGATCTGCCGCGGGCCTTCGGAACGTCGTTTCGAACGGCGACCCGGGTCGACGATCCGCGACTGCTCGTCTTTTCGGCGACCGACGACGACGGGCGCCACTACGGCTGGCTCGTCGACGACGTCGACGTGACACGACCGGTCCGAACCGCCTCGCTCGAGCCCCTGAACGCGAACACGACGCACGTCAAGGGGCGACTCGAGATCGGTGACGAAGCAGTCGTCTGGCTCGACGAACGGGCCATCCACGGCTGA
- a CDS encoding chemotaxis protein CheW produces MAPDLSEKLLGIDIDETDRSRDSGGGDGEEENLVQFVFVGVGEHRLALPVDAVSTITDPPTELTRVPRSPPAIDGLMDLRGEITAVINPYVHFSVTEERPGRERLLVLDRPSDQQSAAIRVDEVIGVETVPESDVLEGDDVEASEFSGDVLEHPLIVALVTQEREPRVEVGSVVADGTADDASGVSTGPEIGGTSGAGGSAALSSAGATDSRFGESVGDTFEIEPTDDADDAAEPDDGTDGDESPQEIVVEATALVDVDRLLSASGQS; encoded by the coding sequence ATGGCCCCGGACCTCTCGGAAAAGCTTCTCGGAATCGATATCGACGAAACGGATCGTTCCCGCGATTCGGGCGGTGGCGACGGCGAAGAGGAGAACCTCGTACAGTTCGTCTTCGTCGGTGTCGGCGAACACCGACTCGCACTCCCGGTCGACGCGGTCAGTACGATCACGGATCCGCCGACGGAGCTAACGCGAGTGCCGCGTTCGCCCCCCGCCATCGATGGACTGATGGACCTTCGAGGCGAGATCACCGCCGTCATCAACCCGTACGTTCATTTCTCGGTAACTGAGGAACGACCGGGGCGGGAACGGCTGCTCGTGCTCGACCGGCCGAGCGATCAGCAATCGGCCGCGATCCGGGTCGACGAAGTGATCGGCGTGGAGACGGTTCCGGAGAGCGACGTCCTCGAGGGCGACGACGTCGAGGCCAGCGAATTCTCGGGTGACGTCCTCGAACACCCGCTGATCGTCGCGCTCGTCACGCAGGAACGTGAACCGCGTGTAGAGGTCGGGAGCGTGGTGGCCGACGGAACGGCGGACGACGCGTCCGGTGTGTCGACTGGACCCGAGATCGGCGGGACGAGTGGCGCGGGCGGCTCGGCGGCGCTCTCGTCGGCCGGTGCCACGGACAGTAGGTTCGGCGAGTCAGTGGGTGACACGTTCGAGATAGAGCCGACCGACGACGCCGACGATGCTGCCGAACCGGACGACGGAACCGACGGCGACGAATCGCCACAGGAGATCGTCGTCGAGGCGACGGCGCTGGTCGATGTCGACAGATTATTGTCGGCGTCCGGACAGTCGTAA
- a CDS encoding MBL fold metallo-hydrolase, whose amino-acid sequence MTPDASCGAVRNDSTCSRIHRLEFDVPWPPKHVAAYLLEGPAPILIDAGAPGEVGETELREGLAETDHEPSDIDHVVVTHIHSDHIGQLPALRAAGATVHAPRAAIERLEGELETVRSAVRETAISAGYRGDDLEAVIEEELESRRRDRRLVDRETARPVDPAEPFSVGGREFTVFETPGHEIDHLCFETTVEGTDVLFAGDALVEPFRAGAFQVGFNDGAYDAVEAYYEAMDRLHETTASRVFPGHGPVFEDPQRVVETTRERLDTLLEETLTALEATEPAAPLSIAEERVGNVRYHAPVLDTLGALGTLEKRGRVVHETEDGVRYYETA is encoded by the coding sequence ATGACTCCCGACGCTTCTTGCGGTGCCGTTCGGAACGATTCCACCTGCTCGCGGATCCATCGACTCGAGTTCGACGTCCCCTGGCCCCCGAAACACGTCGCCGCCTACCTGCTCGAGGGGCCGGCACCGATCCTGATCGACGCGGGCGCACCGGGCGAGGTCGGCGAGACGGAGCTTCGAGAGGGGCTCGCCGAAACCGATCACGAGCCGAGCGATATCGACCACGTCGTCGTGACGCACATCCACAGCGATCACATCGGCCAGCTGCCCGCCCTCAGAGCGGCCGGCGCGACGGTCCACGCCCCGCGGGCCGCCATCGAGAGACTCGAGGGCGAACTGGAAACGGTCCGCTCAGCCGTCCGAGAGACCGCGATATCGGCGGGGTACCGGGGCGACGATCTCGAGGCGGTGATCGAGGAGGAACTCGAGTCGCGGCGCCGGGACCGACGGCTGGTCGACCGCGAGACCGCCCGTCCCGTCGATCCGGCCGAGCCGTTCTCCGTCGGCGGCCGCGAGTTCACGGTCTTCGAGACGCCGGGTCACGAGATCGACCACCTGTGTTTCGAGACGACGGTCGAGGGGACGGACGTGCTCTTCGCCGGCGACGCACTCGTCGAACCGTTTCGCGCCGGTGCCTTTCAGGTCGGATTCAACGACGGCGCCTACGACGCGGTCGAGGCCTACTACGAGGCCATGGACCGGCTGCACGAGACGACCGCGAGCCGGGTCTTCCCCGGCCACGGCCCCGTCTTCGAGGACCCCCAGCGAGTCGTCGAGACGACGCGGGAACGGCTGGACACGCTGCTCGAGGAGACGCTGACGGCGCTCGAGGCGACCGAACCGGCCGCGCCGCTATCGATCGCCGAGGAGCGCGTCGGAAACGTCCGCTATCACGCGCCGGTGCTCGATACGCTCGGTGCACTGGGGACGCTCGAGAAGCGGGGTCGAGTGGTCCACGAGACCGAAGACGGCGTCCGCTACTACGAGACGGCGTGA